One Gloeothece verrucosa PCC 7822 DNA window includes the following coding sequences:
- a CDS encoding M20 metallopeptidase family protein, translated as MISTLTSSTNGFNQSQIRLKIRSLQSQLVQWRRQLHQHPELGFKEVLTAQFVAQKLQEWGINHQTGIAKTGIVATVDSNQPGPVLAIRADMDALPIQEENEVPYRSLHHGIMHACGHDGHTAIALGAAYYLSQHRQDFRGTVKFIFQPAEEGPGGAKPMIEQGVLKNPDVDAIIGLHLWNNLPLGTLGVRTGALMAAVECFRLQIQGKGGHGAMPHQTVDSVVVAAQIINALQTIVARNINPLESAVVTVGEIHAGKALNVIADSAKMSGTVRYFNPVFENYFAKRLDEIIGGICQSYGASYELDYWRLYPPVINNAQIADLIRSVALDVVETPIGVVPECQTMGGEDMSFFLEQVPGCYFFLGSANPEKGLAYPHHHPRFDFDETVLGMGVEMFVRCVEKYCC; from the coding sequence ATGATATCTACTTTAACGTCGTCCACCAATGGGTTTAATCAATCTCAGATTCGCCTCAAAATTCGCTCCCTGCAATCTCAATTAGTCCAATGGCGGCGACAACTCCATCAACACCCAGAATTAGGCTTTAAAGAAGTGTTAACCGCTCAGTTTGTTGCCCAAAAACTACAGGAATGGGGAATTAATCATCAAACCGGTATCGCTAAAACCGGCATAGTCGCAACCGTTGACAGTAACCAACCCGGGCCAGTCTTAGCCATTCGTGCTGATATGGATGCTTTACCCATTCAAGAAGAAAATGAAGTGCCTTATCGTTCTCTTCATCATGGCATTATGCACGCCTGTGGTCATGATGGACATACGGCGATCGCCCTGGGAGCCGCTTATTATCTTTCCCAACATCGTCAAGACTTCCGAGGAACTGTAAAATTCATTTTTCAACCGGCCGAAGAAGGCCCAGGCGGCGCTAAACCGATGATCGAACAAGGGGTATTAAAAAATCCGGATGTAGATGCCATCATCGGATTACATCTTTGGAATAATTTACCCCTGGGTACCCTAGGAGTGCGTACAGGTGCATTAATGGCGGCAGTAGAATGTTTTCGCCTTCAGATTCAAGGGAAAGGAGGACATGGTGCCATGCCGCATCAAACCGTTGATTCTGTGGTGGTTGCCGCTCAAATTATCAATGCCTTGCAAACCATTGTCGCCCGCAATATTAACCCCTTAGAATCAGCCGTCGTAACGGTGGGAGAAATTCATGCCGGTAAAGCCCTCAATGTTATTGCTGATAGTGCCAAAATGAGCGGCACAGTACGCTATTTTAATCCTGTGTTTGAAAACTATTTTGCTAAACGCCTAGACGAGATCATCGGCGGCATTTGCCAAAGTTACGGGGCCAGTTATGAGTTAGACTACTGGAGACTCTATCCTCCCGTCATTAATAACGCCCAAATAGCAGATTTAATTCGGTCTGTCGCTTTAGACGTAGTAGAAACCCCTATCGGAGTTGTTCCAGAATGTCAGACAATGGGGGGTGAAGATATGTCTTTTTTCCTAGAACAAGTGCCGGGATGTTATTTCTTTTTAGGATCAGCTAACCCAGAAAAAGGTTTAGCCTATCCTCATCATCATCCCCGTTTTGATTTTGATGAAACTGTTTTAGGAATGGGAGTAGAAATGTTTGTCCGTTGTGTAGAAAAATATTGTTGTTAA
- a CDS encoding glycosyltransferase family 4 protein: MVSNLLGFYQGNNSSQMRVLIVAENVSLSMGGESSLPLYYFQLLRSRNIETWLICHERVEAELRESFSPEELHYCYFIKDNPFQKMFWETGLWFPYRIQDLIFGQFIHFFTQQKTRLLAKQIIHERNIQLVFEPSPITPKGISFMYDMGVPVVIGPLCGGLNFPPAFQFMDSKFSGFTIKLGRYLALICHKFIPGKLQAAALIVANQRTAKALPVGVRGKIYEVIESGINLSVLQLKNEDTTLQERGKKSVRFVYSGRFVDWKGIQFIVKAFEQVAPKTDAILELVGDGQLRPEIEAKVKELNLEQRIIFHGWLTQAESIKIVRNCDVFVMPSLRECGGTALLEAMALGIPVITTKWAGPADYVTPECGILVEPSSIQTFIDGLAQAMLRLAQSPELRDQMGKAGTERVKTNYYDWVAKTDRIIEIFQEVLQDGNREQEMPVPLAGSLSVITTGTQTVAGNPGGQEARGKR; this comes from the coding sequence ATGGTGAGCAATTTACTGGGCTTTTATCAAGGGAATAACTCTTCTCAAATGCGAGTTCTTATCGTTGCAGAAAATGTGTCTCTGAGCATGGGGGGCGAATCAAGTCTTCCCTTATACTATTTTCAGCTTTTGCGAAGCAGAAATATTGAAACTTGGTTAATCTGCCATGAAAGGGTTGAAGCCGAACTGAGAGAGTCCTTTTCCCCTGAAGAATTACATTATTGTTATTTTATTAAAGATAACCCTTTTCAGAAAATGTTTTGGGAAACTGGCCTCTGGTTTCCTTATCGGATACAAGATTTAATTTTTGGTCAGTTTATACACTTTTTTACTCAGCAAAAAACTCGTTTATTGGCTAAACAAATAATCCATGAACGAAATATCCAATTAGTATTTGAACCGTCTCCTATTACACCTAAAGGAATTAGTTTTATGTATGATATGGGAGTTCCCGTTGTTATTGGGCCATTGTGTGGAGGGCTAAACTTCCCACCGGCTTTTCAGTTTATGGATTCTAAATTTTCGGGTTTCACGATAAAATTAGGACGATATTTGGCATTAATTTGTCATAAATTTATTCCCGGTAAGCTACAAGCAGCCGCCTTAATTGTCGCCAATCAAAGAACAGCAAAAGCTTTGCCTGTAGGAGTCAGAGGTAAAATTTATGAAGTCATAGAAAGTGGAATAAATTTATCAGTTTTACAGCTAAAAAATGAAGATACTACCCTTCAAGAAAGAGGAAAGAAAAGCGTTCGTTTTGTCTATTCTGGACGCTTTGTAGATTGGAAAGGGATTCAATTTATCGTGAAAGCATTTGAGCAGGTTGCGCCCAAAACTGATGCGATTTTAGAATTAGTCGGTGATGGGCAACTTCGTCCAGAGATTGAAGCAAAAGTCAAAGAATTAAATCTTGAGCAACGCATTATTTTTCACGGTTGGTTAACCCAGGCAGAAAGTATAAAAATTGTTCGGAACTGTGATGTTTTTGTCATGCCTTCTCTGCGAGAATGTGGCGGAACGGCTTTATTAGAAGCTATGGCTTTAGGAATACCTGTCATTACTACAAAATGGGCTGGACCTGCCGACTATGTGACCCCTGAGTGCGGAATTCTTGTAGAACCCTCTTCTATACAAACATTTATTGATGGATTAGCACAAGCAATGTTGCGTTTAGCACAATCTCCAGAACTTCGTGATCAAATGGGTAAGGCAGGAACTGAGCGAGTGAAAACCAATTATTATGATTGGGTGGCAAAAACTGATCGCATTATCGAAATTTTTCAAGAAGTTCTTCAGGACGGAAACAGGGAACAGGAGATGCCAGTGCCGTTGGCGGGTTCCCTGAGTGTGATCACAACTGGCACTCAAACAGTGGCAGGTAACCCAGGGGGACAGGAAGCCAGAGGCAAGAGGTAG
- a CDS encoding glycosyltransferase, whose translation MSQGKGKHLAIYLPSFYNGGIERAMINLSHMLIEYDIQVDFVLNTLGFPVVASQCPSQARIVDLKVSNFPSRFTRLLKYLQQEQPDTLLTAYHFTNEIALLVKRFAKTSTRVVVSEHNTISVETQDEPLLSSRHWIPSWIKLVYPWADGIVSCSMGVAEDLVKITGLPSERIKTIYNPVISATIHQKAQEKVNHTWLAPGELPVILGVGRLELQKDFANLIKAFAQVRESIPARLLILGLGSQHSQLKALVEKLELDQQVAFGGFVDNPYAYMARASVFVLSSAWEGLGNVLIEAMAVGTPVVSTDCPSGPAEILAQGKYGELVPVGDSNALAQAIVKVLSGQKKSVDSSWLQQFTLESAALKYMKILGF comes from the coding sequence ATGTCTCAAGGAAAAGGTAAGCATCTCGCTATTTATCTTCCCTCCTTTTATAACGGTGGAATTGAACGGGCAATGATCAATTTATCTCATATGTTAATTGAGTATGATATTCAAGTGGATTTTGTCCTTAATACCCTTGGATTTCCTGTGGTAGCATCTCAATGTCCATCCCAAGCCAGAATAGTTGATTTAAAAGTTTCTAATTTTCCTAGCCGCTTTACCCGCTTATTAAAATATTTACAGCAAGAACAACCAGATACTTTACTGACAGCTTATCACTTTACTAACGAAATAGCTCTGTTAGTTAAACGCTTTGCTAAAACATCCACAAGAGTGGTGGTATCTGAGCATAATACAATCTCTGTAGAAACACAGGATGAACCCCTCTTATCCTCTAGACATTGGATTCCTTCATGGATCAAACTTGTATATCCTTGGGCAGATGGGATTGTGAGTTGCTCAATGGGTGTAGCAGAAGATCTCGTCAAAATCACAGGCTTGCCCAGCGAGCGAATTAAAACTATTTATAATCCTGTAATTTCTGCTACTATTCACCAAAAAGCCCAAGAAAAAGTTAATCACACTTGGTTAGCACCTGGAGAGTTACCCGTAATCTTGGGAGTAGGACGATTAGAACTGCAAAAAGATTTTGCTAACTTGATTAAAGCTTTTGCACAAGTGCGAGAAAGCATCCCTGCTCGATTATTAATTCTCGGGCTAGGTAGCCAACACTCTCAGTTAAAAGCTTTAGTGGAAAAGTTGGAATTAGATCAACAAGTCGCCTTTGGGGGTTTTGTCGATAATCCTTATGCTTACATGGCTCGAGCTTCTGTATTTGTGTTGTCTTCAGCTTGGGAAGGTTTAGGGAATGTGCTTATAGAAGCGATGGCTGTAGGTACTCCTGTGGTATCTACCGATTGTCCAAGTGGACCTGCCGAGATCTTAGCTCAGGGAAAATACGGTGAGTTAGTTCCTGTGGGGGATAGTAATGCTTTAGCTCAAGCCATTGTCAAAGTTTTGTCAGGTCAAAAAAAATCAGTAGATTCCTCATGGCTTCAACAATTTACATTAGAATCTGCCGCGCTAAAATATATGAAGATTTTAGGATTTTAA
- a CDS encoding MFS transporter: MNRRSPVSPTSNSNRGFLSILQNRRFLIFWIGEGLSQLGDKIYLIWTIGLIAHYYQAEGQPISGWVSAIMIAFTIPAFLFGTVAGVYVDRWPKKPILVNSNLVRGLLVFVVLPLLWGFDGQTLSLPVNWLPSYLRSWHSGIHETFELPTGFLILLFFTFINSTITQFFAPAEQVTIPLIVRRRDLLGANSLFTTTMMAMMIIGFAIGEPLLEVGAKLSEGVGLSEQLGKTAIVGGAYVLAAGILTQLKFGEKRLDKKEKLPHVWQDIQEGVLYLGKNSVVRNALIQLVILFSIFAALSVLAVRIAETIPGLKADQFGFLLAGAGTGMALGAGIIGNWGQRFDRTQMSLWGSLGVSLSLLSLALSVDSLFLTWLMTVFLGVFAAFVGVPMQTAIQEETPVQLRGKIFGLQNNAVNIALSLPLALAGVAETLLGVRPVLVSLALFSLTGGLLSFIYKPVKK; encoded by the coding sequence ATGAACCGTCGTTCCCCAGTTTCACCGACATCCAACTCAAACCGAGGATTTTTATCAATTCTCCAAAATCGTCGATTTTTAATTTTTTGGATAGGAGAGGGTCTTTCGCAACTCGGGGATAAAATTTATTTAATTTGGACAATAGGACTCATAGCTCATTATTATCAAGCCGAGGGTCAACCGATTAGCGGCTGGGTATCAGCTATTATGATAGCCTTTACCATTCCCGCTTTTTTATTTGGGACAGTGGCTGGAGTGTATGTAGATCGATGGCCAAAAAAGCCCATTTTAGTTAATTCTAATCTAGTGCGAGGATTGCTCGTCTTTGTAGTTCTACCTTTATTGTGGGGATTTGACGGGCAAACCCTCTCTTTGCCGGTTAACTGGCTGCCTTCTTATCTACGCTCTTGGCATTCGGGTATTCATGAAACTTTTGAACTACCTACAGGGTTTTTAATTCTTCTATTTTTTACTTTTATTAATTCTACCATTACCCAATTTTTTGCCCCGGCTGAACAGGTAACCATTCCTTTAATTGTTAGGCGGCGTGATCTTTTAGGAGCCAATTCTCTGTTTACCACGACGATGATGGCGATGATGATTATCGGTTTTGCTATCGGAGAGCCGCTTTTAGAAGTGGGGGCAAAATTATCAGAGGGAGTCGGTTTGTCAGAGCAACTGGGAAAAACGGCTATTGTGGGCGGTGCTTATGTGCTGGCGGCAGGAATTCTCACTCAACTGAAATTCGGGGAAAAGCGGCTCGATAAAAAGGAAAAATTACCCCATGTTTGGCAAGATATTCAGGAAGGAGTGCTTTATTTAGGAAAAAATTCCGTAGTCCGCAATGCTTTAATTCAATTAGTGATTCTCTTTTCAATTTTTGCGGCTTTGTCGGTATTGGCAGTAAGAATTGCAGAAACAATTCCCGGCTTGAAAGCGGATCAATTTGGCTTCTTGTTAGCGGGAGCCGGTACAGGAATGGCTTTGGGGGCTGGAATTATCGGCAATTGGGGACAGCGCTTTGATCGCACCCAAATGAGTTTGTGGGGATCACTAGGAGTTAGCCTATCTTTATTAAGTTTAGCTTTATCGGTGGACAGTCTGTTTTTAACTTGGTTGATGACTGTATTTTTAGGAGTTTTTGCCGCTTTTGTGGGTGTTCCTATGCAAACCGCCATACAAGAAGAAACCCCTGTGCAACTACGGGGAAAGATATTTGGTTTACAAAATAATGCAGTTAATATAGCGCTTTCTTTACCTCTAGCTTTGGCAGGAGTAGCAGAAACTTTATTGGGAGTGCGCCCGGTTTTAGTGAGTCTGGCTTTATTTTCACTGACTGGAGGACTACTCTCTTTTATTTATAAGCCTGTTAAAAAATAA